The following proteins are co-located in the Telopea speciosissima isolate NSW1024214 ecotype Mountain lineage chromosome 9, Tspe_v1, whole genome shotgun sequence genome:
- the LOC122639638 gene encoding uncharacterized protein LOC122639638 isoform X2, whose amino-acid sequence MAVLFTISKLREAIVCCLVFIGQPCLGYSFSLAMNPSNRRNYCQNCFAQPRIKRFVMHSQNFHHRSGSHFRHFYHSTKVASGGTYSVLQSSCLQHWFKNWQELRKHKLTASTFGGAVGFWPRRRVQLWLEKLGAIEPFTGNLATCWNNIKEEEALERYKLITGNSVSFPEFQIYGTKSREDEWLAASPDGVVDQIVYGLPSRGVLEIKCPFFGGDMQKAFPWKRIPLYCIPQAQGLMEILDRDWMDFYVWTPNGSSLFRLNRDVEYWNLLKVALSDFWWEHVQPARELCSKSQIADPLTQLRSLKPTPRHELCAAIVYASKYLVDDSKLLMREIHGKLIN is encoded by the coding sequence GGAAGCCATTGTTTGTTGCTTGGTTTTCATTGGCCAACCATGCCTTGGCTACAGTTTTTCTCTTGCCATGAATCCTAGCAACAGAAGAAACTACTGCCAAAATTGCTTTGCACAACCAAGAATCAAAAGGTTTGTTATGCATAGCCAAAATTTCCACCATCGCTCAGGGAGTCATTTCCGtcatttttatcattcaacCAAAGTTGCAAGTGGGGGAACCTATTCGGTTCTTCAATCTAGTTGCCTACAGCACTGGtttaaaaattggcaggaactAAGAAAGCATAAACTGACCGCAAGCACTTTTGGCGGAGCTGTTGGGTTCTGGCCACGCCGAAGAGTCCAGCTCTGGCTAGAAAAGCTTGGGGCAATTGAGCCTTTCACTGGCAACCTTGCTACCTGTTGGAACAATATAAAGGAAGAGGAAGCACTTGAAAGGTATAAGCTGATAACAGGAAACAGTGTCTCTTTTCCTGAATTTCAGATCTATGGTACGAAGAGTCGTGAAGATGAATGGCTTGCAGCTTCACCTGATGGGGTGGTTGACCAGATTGTTTATGGTTTACCTTCCCGTGGGGTGCTGGAGATCAAGTGCCCATTTTTTGGTGGTGACATGCAGAAGGCTTTCCCGTGGAAACGAATCCCTCTTTATTGCATTCCACAAGCtcagggattaatggagatatTGGACCGGGACTGGATGGATTTCTATGTCTGGACTCCTAATGGAAGCAGTTTATTCAGATTAAACAGAGATGTAGAGTACTGGAACCTTCTGAAGGTGGCTCTATCTGATTTTTGGTGGGAGCATGTCCAACCTGCAAGGGAGCTCTGCAGCAAGTCTCAGATCGCAGATCCTCTTACTCAGTTGAGATCACTCAAGCCAACACCAAGGCATGAACTGTGTGCCGCCATTGTTTATGCTAGCAAATACCTCGTTGATGATTCCAAGTTATTAATGCGAGAAATTCATGGAAAACTTATAAACTGA
- the LOC122639638 gene encoding uncharacterized protein LOC122639638 isoform X1: protein MLLARTSSKRFICSGFLLREAIVCCLVFIGQPCLGYSFSLAMNPSNRRNYCQNCFAQPRIKRFVMHSQNFHHRSGSHFRHFYHSTKVASGGTYSVLQSSCLQHWFKNWQELRKHKLTASTFGGAVGFWPRRRVQLWLEKLGAIEPFTGNLATCWNNIKEEEALERYKLITGNSVSFPEFQIYGTKSREDEWLAASPDGVVDQIVYGLPSRGVLEIKCPFFGGDMQKAFPWKRIPLYCIPQAQGLMEILDRDWMDFYVWTPNGSSLFRLNRDVEYWNLLKVALSDFWWEHVQPARELCSKSQIADPLTQLRSLKPTPRHELCAAIVYASKYLVDDSKLLMREIHGKLIN from the coding sequence GGAAGCCATTGTTTGTTGCTTGGTTTTCATTGGCCAACCATGCCTTGGCTACAGTTTTTCTCTTGCCATGAATCCTAGCAACAGAAGAAACTACTGCCAAAATTGCTTTGCACAACCAAGAATCAAAAGGTTTGTTATGCATAGCCAAAATTTCCACCATCGCTCAGGGAGTCATTTCCGtcatttttatcattcaacCAAAGTTGCAAGTGGGGGAACCTATTCGGTTCTTCAATCTAGTTGCCTACAGCACTGGtttaaaaattggcaggaactAAGAAAGCATAAACTGACCGCAAGCACTTTTGGCGGAGCTGTTGGGTTCTGGCCACGCCGAAGAGTCCAGCTCTGGCTAGAAAAGCTTGGGGCAATTGAGCCTTTCACTGGCAACCTTGCTACCTGTTGGAACAATATAAAGGAAGAGGAAGCACTTGAAAGGTATAAGCTGATAACAGGAAACAGTGTCTCTTTTCCTGAATTTCAGATCTATGGTACGAAGAGTCGTGAAGATGAATGGCTTGCAGCTTCACCTGATGGGGTGGTTGACCAGATTGTTTATGGTTTACCTTCCCGTGGGGTGCTGGAGATCAAGTGCCCATTTTTTGGTGGTGACATGCAGAAGGCTTTCCCGTGGAAACGAATCCCTCTTTATTGCATTCCACAAGCtcagggattaatggagatatTGGACCGGGACTGGATGGATTTCTATGTCTGGACTCCTAATGGAAGCAGTTTATTCAGATTAAACAGAGATGTAGAGTACTGGAACCTTCTGAAGGTGGCTCTATCTGATTTTTGGTGGGAGCATGTCCAACCTGCAAGGGAGCTCTGCAGCAAGTCTCAGATCGCAGATCCTCTTACTCAGTTGAGATCACTCAAGCCAACACCAAGGCATGAACTGTGTGCCGCCATTGTTTATGCTAGCAAATACCTCGTTGATGATTCCAAGTTATTAATGCGAGAAATTCATGGAAAACTTATAAACTGA